A single window of Candidatus Omnitrophota bacterium DNA harbors:
- a CDS encoding MGMT family protein: protein MTDFQIKVYKAVLGIPFGQVRTYKWVARKIGLPLSSRAVGQALKRNPYLIIIPCHRVIASSGKLGGYSQGANKKRLLIDLERQILKQMV from the coding sequence ATGACGGATTTTCAGATTAAAGTTTATAAGGCGGTCTTAGGCATTCCATTTGGGCAGGTGCGCACTTATAAATGGGTAGCGCGTAAGATCGGTTTGCCCTTATCAAGCCGCGCAGTGGGGCAGGCATTAAAGAGAAATCCTTATCTTATTATTATCCCCTGCCACAGGGTTATAGCTTCTTCTGGAAAACTGGGGGGATATTCGCAGGGCGCAAATAAGAAAAGGCTTTTGATAGATTTAGAAAGACAAATCCTTAAGCAGATGGTATAA
- a CDS encoding excinuclease ABC subunit UvrC, whose protein sequence is MDEALKKKVISLPDAPGVYIFKDKDKKIIYIGKAKSLKKRVYSYFSKQLSSKIQALVSRVEDLDYISAPTESKANILEAKLIRDKQPRYNTDLKDDKSFPFIKITSEDFPIVSICRRRQIKKNDNSLYFGPFTDAQSLRVTLKLVRRLFGFRSCRKMPKAPCLYARLKMCPAVCVGAMDRDEYKKIIKEIILFLEGKFEELIQELSLKMHKKSVKREFEEAAGLRDQIQALSVMRQASPFSNDDALEQLRKALNLEKVPLRIEAFDISNIAGQQACASMVSFYNGHPDKNNYRRFRIKTVSGVNDYGMMAEVVRRRYSYLVSNNLALPDLVLIDGGKGHLETALREIRKLGLSIALCSIAKKRENLYIVNRAFPVRFKEGSKALNLIRHIRDQAHRFAITYHRLLRKKNLHNK, encoded by the coding sequence ATGGATGAAGCGCTTAAAAAGAAAGTTATTTCCCTGCCTGATGCCCCCGGGGTATATATATTTAAGGATAAAGATAAAAAGATTATTTACATCGGCAAGGCCAAGTCTTTAAAGAAAAGGGTCTATTCTTATTTTAGCAAGCAGCTTTCTTCAAAGATACAGGCGCTTGTTTCCAGGGTAGAGGATTTGGATTATATAAGTGCCCCTACCGAATCTAAGGCTAATATCCTGGAGGCAAAGCTTATCCGCGATAAACAGCCGCGCTACAATACTGATCTAAAAGACGATAAATCCTTTCCTTTTATAAAAATAACCTCTGAAGATTTCCCGATAGTGTCCATTTGCCGCAGGCGCCAGATTAAGAAAAACGATAATTCCCTGTATTTTGGCCCTTTTACTGATGCGCAAAGTTTGCGTGTGACACTGAAATTAGTGCGCAGGCTTTTTGGTTTCCGCTCCTGCCGCAAGATGCCCAAGGCCCCTTGTTTGTATGCGCGCTTAAAGATGTGCCCGGCTGTTTGCGTTGGAGCAATGGACCGGGATGAGTATAAAAAGATTATCAAAGAAATCATCCTTTTCTTAGAGGGAAAGTTTGAAGAATTAATCCAAGAGCTTTCCTTGAAGATGCACAAAAAGTCCGTGAAGCGGGAATTTGAAGAGGCAGCTGGATTAAGGGATCAAATCCAGGCCCTTTCGGTGATGCGCCAGGCAAGTCCTTTTAGCAATGATGACGCCTTGGAGCAATTGCGCAAGGCGCTTAATTTAGAAAAAGTGCCTTTAAGAATTGAAGCCTTTGATATCTCTAATATTGCCGGGCAGCAGGCCTGCGCTTCAATGGTCAGTTTTTATAACGGCCATCCAGACAAAAATAATTACCGCAGGTTTCGCATCAAGACTGTTTCCGGGGTTAATGATTACGGGATGATGGCGGAAGTAGTGCGAAGGAGGTATTCTTATCTTGTTTCAAACAATCTTGCCTTGCCGGATTTAGTGCTTATTGATGGAGGCAAAGGGCATTTAGAGACAGCCTTGAGGGAAATAAGAAAGTTAGGGCTTTCTATTGCTTTATGCAGTATCGCTAAAAAAAGAGAAAATTTATATATTGTCAATCGCGCTTTTCCAGTGCGCTTTAAAGAAGGCTCAAAAGCGTTAAATCTTATCCGGCATATCCGTGATCAGGCGCATCGATTCGCTATTACTTATCATAGGCTTTTAAGAAAGAAAAATTTGCATAATAAATGA
- the murJ gene encoding murein biosynthesis integral membrane protein MurJ codes for MRSQHNAIIKSTLVMGVATFLSRLLGFLRDVVLARLFGVYSFAQAFVVAFRIPNLFRDLVGEGAANSAIVPVFSQYKLDHTKEEFWELANIVLNLLLVILAAIAIAGIVLSPVIVRLIAPGFAASPEKLALTIKLNQIIFPYIILVSLAAYSMAILNCLGHFSVPAFAPCLLNISIIVFALVFGEGSLGLAGGVLAGGFLQLAIQIPVLLRKGFRLRLFKNFKHPAAIAIGKLMMPRILSSSIYQLSNFVDSIFGSLAFLAGEGAVAALYFAYRLIQFPIGVFSNSLSQAVLPNLSVQACSEDKTCLKQTLLFSLRAVFMVMLPVSVFFIIFSDTIITSIFLGGKFDSYSASITSRVFACYSLGITFYAVVKILQSCFFALKNTVIPMKVSALSLGLSVIFNLILTPHLKASGIALSSSIAGFICAIVLSFALEKHIGIHALKETLSSLWRVSIASVCMGTVCFWLKKFSPETAFFWQKASYLLLVTLLSFCSYVLFCFILGLREMKQFFCLLTLKK; via the coding sequence ATGAGAAGCCAGCATAACGCGATTATTAAGTCAACCTTGGTCATGGGGGTGGCTACTTTTTTATCCCGGCTGTTGGGTTTTTTACGGGATGTGGTTTTGGCCAGGCTTTTCGGGGTCTATTCCTTTGCCCAGGCGTTTGTGGTGGCATTTCGTATTCCTAATCTTTTCCGGGACTTGGTAGGCGAGGGCGCAGCTAATTCCGCGATTGTCCCGGTATTTAGCCAGTATAAACTTGACCATACCAAAGAAGAATTCTGGGAATTAGCCAACATAGTTTTAAATCTTCTATTGGTGATACTTGCCGCTATTGCGATAGCCGGCATAGTTTTGTCTCCGGTAATTGTCCGGCTTATCGCTCCCGGATTTGCCGCTTCTCCAGAGAAATTAGCCCTCACCATAAAACTTAACCAGATTATTTTCCCTTATATAATTTTAGTAAGCTTAGCGGCATATTCTATGGCGATTTTAAATTGCCTGGGGCATTTTAGCGTTCCGGCATTCGCGCCCTGCCTTCTAAATATCTCGATTATTGTTTTTGCTTTAGTCTTTGGGGAGGGGTCTTTAGGCCTGGCAGGAGGCGTTTTGGCAGGAGGGTTCTTACAGCTTGCTATACAGATACCGGTACTTTTGCGCAAAGGTTTTCGCTTGCGTCTTTTTAAAAACTTTAAGCATCCCGCGGCCATTGCGATCGGTAAGCTTATGATGCCGCGGATCTTAAGTTCTTCTATTTATCAGTTGAGTAATTTTGTGGATTCTATTTTTGGGTCTCTGGCATTTTTAGCCGGGGAAGGCGCGGTAGCGGCTTTGTATTTTGCCTATCGGCTTATACAATTCCCAATAGGAGTTTTCAGCAATTCTCTATCACAGGCGGTTTTGCCGAATCTGTCGGTTCAGGCTTGCAGCGAAGATAAAACTTGCCTTAAGCAAACCCTTCTTTTTTCTTTGCGCGCGGTATTCATGGTGATGCTTCCGGTGTCAGTATTTTTCATTATTTTCTCGGATACGATCATCACCAGTATTTTCTTAGGAGGCAAATTTGACTCCTATTCGGCTTCTATCACCTCGCGGGTATTTGCCTGCTATAGCTTAGGCATAACTTTCTACGCTGTGGTTAAAATACTTCAGTCGTGTTTCTTTGCTTTGAAAAATACGGTTATCCCCATGAAGGTATCGGCATTGTCTCTGGGGTTAAGCGTTATTTTTAATCTTATTCTGACTCCTCATCTTAAGGCCTCCGGGATTGCCTTGTCAAGCTCCATAGCGGGATTTATCTGCGCGATAGTGTTGTCTTTCGCCTTAGAGAAGCATATCGGCATCCATGCCTTAAAAGAAACTTTAAGCAGTTTATGGCGCGTGTCCATCGCCAGCGTTTGCATGGGCACGGTTTGTTTTTGGCTAAAGAAATTCTCTCCGGAAACGGCATTTTTCTGGCAGAAGGCATCTTATTTATTGTTAGTGACGCTTCTTTCCTTTTGTTCTTACGTTTTATTCTGTTTTATCTTGGGCTTGCGTGAAATGAAGCAGTTTTTCTGTTTGTTAACTTTAAAAAAATAA
- the rpsT gene encoding 30S ribosomal protein S20, with amino-acid sequence MPRRKSSVKRTRADKKKYLRNLRITRKLKTVLKDFQKLVAAKKNDEAKKFLMDVFSQLDKAAKKNIIHPNRVNRTKSRLSRKLS; translated from the coding sequence ATGCCAAGACGTAAAAGTTCAGTCAAAAGGACCCGCGCAGACAAGAAAAAATACCTGCGTAACCTGCGCATTACCCGTAAACTAAAAACCGTGTTGAAGGATTTCCAGAAACTGGTGGCTGCTAAGAAAAATGACGAAGCCAAGAAGTTTCTTATGGATGTTTTTTCCCAGCTTGATAAAGCTGCCAAAAAGAATATTATCCATCCCAACCGGGTCAACCGCACTAAATCCCGCTTAAGCAGAAAATTAAGCTAA
- the lptE gene encoding LPS assembly lipoprotein LptE has product MKIRIFSLFLAVLLSAGCGYTTRSLLSGQYKTIYIAQFENKMDFTDAALSGNKYKLYKPGLETDVAKATSSRYMLDGNLKPTQEQSSDLVLRGSLVDFRRDPLRYTDSDDVYEYRLNVVVDLKLYDRHKDEVLWEEKGFTGDYTYFTSGPAAKSESVAINEAVNDLARRIVERTVEQW; this is encoded by the coding sequence ATGAAAATAAGAATATTTTCTTTATTTCTTGCCGTTCTTTTATCCGCCGGGTGCGGTTATACTACGCGTTCTTTGCTTTCCGGGCAGTACAAAACCATATATATAGCCCAGTTTGAGAATAAAATGGATTTTACGGATGCCGCTTTATCCGGGAACAAATATAAATTATATAAACCCGGGCTTGAAACAGATGTTGCCAAGGCCACCAGCAGCAGGTATATGTTAGACGGAAATCTCAAGCCAACCCAAGAGCAGTCTTCGGATCTGGTTTTGAGGGGCTCTTTAGTGGATTTCCGCCGCGACCCTTTAAGGTATACTGATAGTGACGATGTCTATGAGTACAGGTTAAATGTTGTGGTTGATTTGAAGCTTTATGACCGGCATAAGGATGAGGTATTGTGGGAAGAAAAAGGCTTTACCGGAGACTACACCTATTTTACCTCTGGCCCGGCAGCTAAATCAGAATCTGTTGCCATAAATGAAGCGGTAAATGACCTGGCCCGCCGCATAGTTGAGAGAACCGTTGAGCAATGGTAA
- the bamD gene encoding outer membrane protein assembly factor BamD, translating into MQAKTLLFTIVLLTFAHSAYPYWIWTPQTKKWVNPKSSVKDTPKDQFAAALALYEIKNYDEADREFKKLIKNYPKAAEAAESQYYLGLIQEAKNNLYEAFLAYQKVIDKYPFSQRIQEIIQRQYNIGEIFLSGEKRKLAGLPIPVENPAIEIFAKVVENSNYGPLAAKAEYKLGLVLKELLRYFEAEEAFNKVISSYPNSEWAPLAQYQIAQCRAAVSRGPQYDQGAAGEAKEKFEEFVRDHPDAVLSKEAEANIAKIKLKEAESNYQIASFYEKQKAYQSARIYYQNILDTYSQTEWAKKAEERLKQLEAKK; encoded by the coding sequence ATGCAAGCAAAAACCCTTTTGTTCACAATTGTTTTGTTAACTTTTGCGCATAGCGCTTATCCTTACTGGATTTGGACACCCCAGACTAAGAAATGGGTTAATCCTAAAAGTTCAGTAAAGGACACCCCTAAAGATCAGTTTGCCGCGGCTTTGGCATTATATGAAATCAAGAATTATGATGAGGCGGACCGGGAATTCAAGAAGTTGATCAAGAATTACCCCAAGGCCGCGGAAGCCGCCGAAAGCCAGTATTATTTGGGCTTAATCCAGGAAGCCAAGAATAATCTCTATGAGGCATTTCTGGCCTACCAAAAGGTGATTGATAAATATCCTTTTTCCCAGCGGATCCAGGAAATTATTCAGCGCCAGTATAATATAGGAGAGATCTTTCTATCTGGTGAAAAACGTAAATTGGCCGGCCTGCCGATCCCGGTTGAGAATCCGGCGATAGAAATCTTTGCTAAGGTGGTGGAGAATTCCAATTACGGCCCGCTTGCTGCCAAGGCAGAGTATAAATTAGGTTTGGTGTTAAAAGAGTTGTTGCGTTATTTTGAGGCCGAAGAGGCTTTTAATAAGGTGATCTCCAGCTATCCCAATAGCGAATGGGCGCCATTGGCGCAGTATCAGATCGCCCAGTGCCGAGCCGCTGTATCCAGGGGGCCGCAGTATGATCAGGGCGCTGCCGGAGAGGCCAAAGAGAAATTTGAGGAATTTGTCAGGGATCACCCGGACGCGGTTTTATCCAAAGAAGCAGAAGCTAATATTGCAAAGATAAAGCTTAAGGAGGCAGAAAGTAATTATCAGATCGCCTCTTTTTACGAAAAGCAAAAAGCCTATCAGTCTGCCAGGATTTACTATCAGAATATCTTGGATACTTATTCCCAAACAGAATGGGCGAAGAAGGCAGAAGAGAGGCTTAAACAATTAGAGGCCAAAAAATGA
- a CDS encoding amidohydrolase family protein has translation MIIDMHTHAWPDKVAERAREHLESLFQHKMVGMPTLNTLDKFMLKNHIDTSVICAVATKPQQVPSINDWLFGIKSRRYRVFCSMHPDYPQWENELNRIRVNGDGVKLQPEFQGFYADDQKAFPMYQVMEELEIPVLFHCGEELSGTMLVRSSGKRIINIKKAFPKLKIIAAHFGGFKLWEEAEKYLVGEDIYLDTSFFFGFLPDQKVRDLLFSHRPDRLLFGTDFPLVDQAQDLEYLARLGLPQILHERILYKNAENLLGS, from the coding sequence ATGATCATTGATATGCATACCCATGCCTGGCCGGATAAGGTGGCAGAGCGTGCCCGAGAACACCTAGAGTCTCTTTTTCAGCATAAGATGGTGGGCATGCCCACCTTAAACACTCTTGATAAATTCATGCTTAAGAATCATATTGATACAAGTGTAATCTGCGCGGTAGCCACCAAGCCGCAACAGGTACCCTCTATTAACGACTGGCTTTTCGGGATTAAAAGCAGGCGTTACCGGGTGTTCTGTTCTATGCATCCGGATTATCCGCAATGGGAGAATGAGCTTAATCGTATAAGAGTTAATGGGGATGGGGTAAAGCTTCAGCCGGAATTTCAGGGCTTTTATGCCGATGATCAAAAGGCTTTTCCGATGTACCAAGTCATGGAAGAATTGGAGATACCGGTTCTTTTTCATTGCGGGGAAGAGCTTTCCGGGACAATGCTGGTGCGTTCCTCCGGGAAAAGAATAATTAATATCAAGAAAGCATTCCCTAAGCTTAAAATAATTGCCGCGCACTTTGGAGGGTTTAAGCTTTGGGAAGAAGCTGAAAAATATCTTGTGGGCGAAGATATATACCTGGACACCTCTTTTTTCTTTGGATTTCTGCCGGATCAAAAAGTAAGGGATCTTCTTTTCAGCCATCGTCCGGACAGGTTATTATTTGGCACGGATTTTCCTTTGGTGGACCAGGCGCAAGACCTGGAGTATTTGGCGAGATTGGGCCTGCCCCAGATTCTTCATGAGCGCATATTATATAAAAACGCTGAAAATCTTCTAGGTTCTTAA
- a CDS encoding phenylacetate--CoA ligase, translated as MPKEIFYWDKNTETLSAQELKKMQLAHLKQSVHYAMHTAFYNHRLKKAGIRSASDIKSLDDLKRIPFTSKDDLRQCYPNGLLAVNMQDVVRVHTSSGTTGTPTVIYHTQEDIKHWAELVARCIIATGADKNDIFQNMMTYGLFTGGLGLHYGAERAGLTVIPSSAGNTKRQLSLMKDFKATVVHATPSYLLHIYSKLEECGFSKKDLCLKKAYVGAEPYSDNTRKKIEALYDIDVYNSYGLSELNGPGVSFECVYKNGMHLWEDSYILEVIDPKTGNILPEEKEGEIVLTHLTRRATPLLRYRTRDLAFVYKGACKCKRTHRRISRITGRTDDMLIVNGVNMYPSQIEEIIMRIPEVGNNYQIHLEKEGTLDKLIVKVEIYSKLFTGDVAQLDTIKEKIKNELRASIIISPVIELHEPGVLPEFEGKAKRVVDNRDKL; from the coding sequence ATGCCTAAAGAAATATTTTATTGGGATAAGAATACCGAAACCTTAAGCGCGCAAGAATTAAAAAAGATGCAGCTGGCGCATCTTAAGCAGTCTGTGCATTACGCGATGCATACTGCTTTTTACAACCACCGCCTGAAAAAAGCCGGCATCCGTTCGGCATCCGACATAAAATCGCTTGATGACTTAAAACGCATCCCCTTTACCAGTAAAGATGATTTAAGGCAGTGTTACCCCAATGGCCTGCTGGCGGTAAATATGCAGGATGTGGTCAGGGTGCATACTTCAAGCGGGACTACCGGCACCCCCACGGTAATTTACCATACCCAAGAAGATATCAAGCACTGGGCGGAATTGGTGGCCCGCTGTATTATCGCAACCGGCGCCGACAAGAATGATATTTTCCAGAATATGATGACCTATGGGCTTTTTACCGGAGGCCTGGGGCTTCATTATGGGGCAGAGCGCGCGGGGTTAACAGTTATTCCATCTTCGGCAGGAAATACCAAGCGTCAACTTTCTTTGATGAAAGATTTTAAGGCCACCGTCGTGCATGCCACTCCGAGTTATCTTTTGCATATATATTCAAAGCTGGAAGAATGCGGATTCAGCAAGAAAGACCTTTGCCTGAAGAAGGCCTATGTCGGGGCAGAGCCGTATTCAGATAATACGCGCAAAAAGATAGAGGCTCTTTATGATATTGATGTCTATAATTCTTACGGCCTAAGCGAGCTAAACGGCCCGGGGGTAAGTTTTGAGTGTGTCTATAAAAACGGAATGCATTTGTGGGAAGATAGCTATATCCTGGAGGTAATTGACCCTAAGACAGGCAATATCCTGCCTGAAGAAAAAGAAGGAGAAATTGTTTTAACCCATCTTACCCGCCGCGCAACTCCGTTATTGCGCTATCGCACAAGAGATTTGGCTTTTGTCTATAAGGGTGCCTGTAAATGTAAGCGCACGCACCGCAGGATCTCGCGGATTACCGGAAGAACCGATGATATGCTTATCGTTAACGGCGTGAATATGTATCCTTCGCAGATTGAAGAAATAATCATGCGCATCCCGGAAGTGGGGAATAATTACCAGATCCATCTGGAAAAAGAAGGCACCCTGGATAAACTTATTGTTAAGGTAGAAATATACTCTAAGCTTTTTACCGGAGATGTTGCTCAATTGGACACGATCAAAGAGAAGATCAAGAATGAATTGCGGGCTTCTATTATTATAAGCCCAGTGATAGAGCTTCATGAGCCCGGGGTATTGCCGGAATTTGAAGGAAAAGCCAAACGCGTAGTGGATAACCGCGATAAATTATAA
- a CDS encoding ACT domain-containing protein — translation MTITQISIFLENRKGRLYEVCDILGKNKINIRALTIAETQDFGILRIVVDKPQQALKALKKQGFVVHLSDIVAIEVDDSPGGLAGILKVLSQDGINLEYMYGFVEKFSKNALLVLRFDQPDKAVALLKKNKIRVIGKEEIVNL, via the coding sequence ATGACGATAACTCAAATTTCCATATTCTTAGAGAATCGCAAGGGCAGGCTCTATGAAGTCTGCGATATTTTAGGAAAGAATAAAATCAATATCCGCGCGCTTACTATTGCTGAGACGCAGGATTTTGGTATTTTAAGGATTGTAGTAGATAAGCCGCAGCAGGCGCTAAAAGCCCTTAAGAAACAGGGGTTTGTAGTGCATCTAAGCGATATTGTGGCTATTGAAGTAGATGACTCTCCCGGAGGATTGGCCGGGATATTAAAGGTTTTATCCCAGGACGGGATCAACCTTGAATATATGTACGGATTTGTGGAAAAATTCTCCAAAAACGCGCTTCTTGTTTTACGCTTTGACCAGCCGGACAAGGCAGTCGCCTTATTAAAGAAAAATAAGATCCGGGTTATCGGAAAAGAAGAAATTGTCAATCTTTAA
- a CDS encoding phenylacetate--CoA ligase translates to MIWNENMECMSAGEMQILQSERLRKKVQYIWDNNKLYRKKLEAAGVRPSDIQDLRDLKKIPFTTKEDMRDSYPFNLFSSPLKDIAEIHVSSGTTGNPTVVGYTKEDLGLWSEVMARVLGCAGAVPGDIIQIAYGYGLFTGGLGFHYGALEMGLTVIPASSGQTKRQLKIMNDFKPRILACTPSYCLYMSEEAREMGLNPKESSWEVGVFGAEPWSETMRGEIEKTWNILATDVYGLSEVIGPGVAQECQHKKGLHIFSDVFYPEIINPKTGKEVKEGEFGELVITTLIKEGLPLLRYRTRDIVSIKYEKCRCGRTSPRISKIKGRTDDMIIVRGINVFPSQIEHVLLGIEGTKPHYQLVVDRKVGDMDELEVLVEVEDKFFSDEMKSLSALSDKIKKEIESVLGVFVKVKLVEPKVLERSEGKAKRVIDKRIL, encoded by the coding sequence ATGATTTGGAATGAGAATATGGAATGTATGTCTGCTGGAGAAATGCAAATTCTGCAGTCTGAACGCTTGCGCAAAAAAGTGCAGTATATCTGGGATAATAACAAACTCTACCGCAAGAAATTAGAAGCAGCTGGAGTGCGCCCTTCGGATATACAGGATTTGCGTGATTTGAAAAAGATTCCTTTTACCACCAAAGAAGACATGCGCGATAGTTACCCTTTCAATCTTTTTTCAAGCCCTCTTAAAGACATAGCCGAGATCCATGTCTCAAGCGGGACGACCGGCAATCCCACGGTAGTTGGTTACACCAAAGAAGATTTAGGGCTTTGGTCAGAAGTGATGGCGCGCGTCTTAGGCTGCGCTGGAGCTGTTCCGGGGGACATTATCCAGATTGCCTATGGCTATGGTTTGTTTACCGGAGGATTAGGTTTTCATTATGGGGCTCTTGAGATGGGGTTAACGGTAATCCCTGCTTCATCGGGGCAAACCAAAAGGCAGTTAAAGATCATGAATGATTTTAAGCCCAGGATTTTAGCCTGCACGCCCAGTTATTGTTTGTATATGTCAGAAGAAGCCCGGGAAATGGGATTAAACCCTAAAGAAAGCAGTTGGGAAGTGGGGGTCTTTGGGGCAGAGCCGTGGAGCGAGACCATGAGAGGCGAAATAGAAAAAACATGGAATATTCTTGCTACGGATGTTTACGGCTTATCTGAAGTCATCGGGCCGGGAGTGGCCCAGGAATGCCAGCATAAAAAGGGTTTACATATTTTTTCGGATGTTTTTTATCCCGAAATAATAAACCCCAAAACCGGCAAAGAGGTAAAAGAAGGTGAATTCGGGGAATTAGTTATTACTACGCTTATCAAAGAAGGGCTTCCTTTATTGCGTTATCGCACGCGGGATATTGTTTCTATAAAGTATGAAAAATGCCGTTGCGGGAGGACATCCCCGCGCATAAGCAAGATCAAAGGCCGCACAGATGATATGATCATTGTGCGCGGGATCAATGTCTTCCCGTCGCAGATTGAGCACGTTCTTCTGGGCATTGAAGGGACTAAACCGCATTATCAGCTTGTGGTAGATCGAAAAGTCGGCGACATGGATGAGCTGGAAGTTTTGGTGGAAGTGGAAGATAAATTCTTTTCTGATGAAATGAAGAGTTTGAGCGCGCTTTCCGACAAGATTAAGAAAGAAATTGAATCCGTGCTTGGTGTTTTTGTGAAAGTTAAGCTTGTTGAGCCTAAGGTCCTTGAGCGAAGCGAAGGAAAAGCCAAAAGAGTTATAGATAAAAGAATTCTTTAG
- a CDS encoding indolepyruvate oxidoreductase subunit beta, whose product MNILFCGTGGQGILKMAEICAVACMFDGFHVKKSEVHGMAQRGGSVESHLRFGKEIFSPLIPYGQADFLVSMHADEEARLAGFLKKEGVNLSRYLEEVNKLKDRKYANTFLLGVLSAHLKIKEENWIKSIEQEFAGRAPEENKKIFKEGRKRGQDDLE is encoded by the coding sequence ATGAATATACTTTTTTGCGGCACAGGCGGGCAGGGGATTTTAAAGATGGCGGAAATTTGCGCGGTAGCCTGCATGTTTGACGGGTTTCATGTTAAGAAATCCGAGGTGCATGGCATGGCCCAGCGCGGAGGGTCAGTAGAATCGCATCTTCGCTTCGGCAAAGAGATTTTTTCTCCCCTTATCCCTTACGGCCAGGCGGATTTCTTGGTTTCTATGCATGCGGATGAAGAAGCGCGGCTTGCAGGGTTTCTTAAAAAAGAAGGAGTAAACCTTAGCCGCTATTTAGAAGAAGTAAATAAGCTTAAGGATAGAAAATACGCCAATACATTTTTACTGGGGGTTTTATCCGCGCATCTTAAGATAAAAGAGGAAAATTGGATTAAATCAATAGAGCAGGAATTTGCAGGTCGCGCTCCAGAAGAAAACAAAAAAATATTTAAAGAAGGCAGGAAGAGAGGGCAAGATGATTTGGAATGA